Proteins from a genomic interval of Candidatus Deferrimicrobium borealis:
- a CDS encoding helix-turn-helix domain-containing protein — protein sequence MNVESKQSILKTRDLAILLDLSPDAVNDMARRGDLKGFKSGNQWRFRRRDVERYIERERKLASL from the coding sequence ATGAACGTCGAGAGCAAACAGAGCATCCTCAAGACGCGCGATTTGGCGATCCTTCTCGATCTCAGTCCCGATGCCGTGAACGACATGGCGCGGCGCGGGGACCTGAAAGGGTTCAAGAGCGGAAACCAGTGGCGATTCCGGCGGCGGGACGTCGAGCGGTACATCGAGCGGGAGAGGAAACTGGCGTCCCTGTAG
- a CDS encoding glycosyltransferase, with amino-acid sequence MTADSTGVHGTTPSPPPSNRRISIIVPTLNEAENIGALIRDILGATSALGEVEVIVVDDGSTDGTRQ; translated from the coding sequence GTGACAGCGGATTCCACCGGGGTGCACGGTACGACTCCTTCGCCCCCACCGTCCAATCGCCGGATATCCATCATCGTTCCGACCCTGAACGAGGCGGAGAACATCGGCGCGCTGATTCGGGACATTCTCGGAGCGACCTCCGCGCTGGGGGAGGTGGAGGTCATCGTCGTCGACGACGGATCGACTGACGGGACGCGCCAGTGA